The following are encoded in a window of Spiroplasma tabanidicola genomic DNA:
- a CDS encoding helix-turn-helix domain-containing protein, whose protein sequence is MAKTKLFSSEEKKKIIDEFATTDISARKLALKYNFKQTSTIYVWQNRYKQKGIAGLIDAQRGENQK, encoded by the coding sequence ATGGCAAAAACAAAGCTATTTAGTTCTGAAGAAAAAAAGAAAATAATAGATGAATTTGCAACTACAGATATAAGCGCAAGAAAGTTAGCATTAAAATACAACTTTAAACAAACTTCAACTATTTATGTTTGACAAAATCGGTATAAACAAAAAGGAATCGCAGGGCTGATTGATGCACAGAGAGGGGAAAACCAAAAATAA
- a CDS encoding PTS glucose transporter subunit IIA, whose amino-acid sequence MEIKVYAPQDCTLKDLDKSVDQAFASKSMGDGFLLVLEQKEFYCPFEKAKVNLVWETKHAYILENQKLNLLIHCGIDSVNLKGKPFKTDLKTNDIVKKENKLFEVNLEKFKKNNIPNECPFIFSSDENKIEKINYKEGKYKKGDLICTIELVQKDKPEIIQVSSTEKLALVKSESKYNAVARKILENVGSFINFKQVYNCMTRVRFRIINKCLVNENKIKETKMVKGINWIGDELQIIVGAESANIKEEILRIKEEDSKKEVQVQAQKTTVGQKIMGGLSGIIGPNIRVLVASGILALIYSLLVQFKLAKDLGDGTNMQDADVLSVVLYAMTKVGILLVGLFFCITSTKYFGGNYLLGVFVGLILVSRFFMAKNGITNPDDYSVGKFVENSQYGSKGWFLFSIGDYPVVVKSYEGSVLPFVFAGFLAAKLEKLFKKFLTPSLEMVFGSGLVVITTILPVLFVFGPALSLLELGVTKVISGVEKIPYGFGPAILALVWQPLVITGLHVPINVAIGIPVLKGEPTLLYPANTLAMFAQIGMGIGIAIFTKNKNLRRVSIAAIPSGIFGITEPVIYGVNLPKIKPFLWACVAAFLVTMLSTNLDLKQDIPVGGPGIFYPFTNFTKVKDQILYFGMVCLVMGVAILFAFLFYKERFDETKYSTNIFRKVSRLLKLKYNDLSEENLKKVNELKLMFKENKKTFKEYEKYIQKVVNLNTKISNIEDSEANKKNKMYLKIQKIYNNPNVNIEKVNNLIVKYEEYNLENQKNLFKDKLINVENDYKELANRVKSIKDTTLTKCNEYIDWVYKNTDKKEFNEYKNGFWNAINSVEIGYGLEELMVLPNRAVINKEVLVRDSFKTKVSNMFAKKGK is encoded by the coding sequence ATGGAGATAAAAGTATATGCACCTCAAGATTGTACTTTAAAAGATTTGGACAAAAGTGTAGACCAAGCTTTTGCTAGTAAATCAATGGGTGATGGATTTCTACTTGTTCTAGAACAAAAAGAATTCTATTGTCCGTTTGAAAAAGCTAAAGTAAATTTGGTATGAGAAACTAAACACGCTTACATTTTAGAAAACCAAAAACTTAATTTACTAATCCATTGTGGTATTGATTCTGTAAATTTAAAAGGTAAACCTTTTAAAACAGATTTAAAAACAAATGATATTGTAAAAAAAGAAAATAAATTATTTGAAGTAAACTTAGAAAAGTTTAAAAAAAATAATATCCCTAATGAATGTCCATTTATTTTTTCAAGCGATGAAAATAAAATTGAAAAAATAAATTATAAAGAAGGCAAATATAAAAAAGGTGATTTAATTTGTACTATTGAATTAGTTCAAAAAGATAAACCTGAAATTATCCAAGTAAGTAGTACAGAAAAATTAGCATTAGTTAAATCTGAATCTAAATACAATGCAGTTGCTAGAAAAATATTAGAAAATGTTGGAAGTTTTATCAACTTTAAACAAGTATATAACTGTATGACAAGAGTTAGATTTAGAATTATTAACAAATGTTTGGTTAATGAAAATAAAATTAAAGAAACCAAAATGGTTAAAGGAATTAACTGAATTGGTGATGAACTACAAATTATAGTTGGAGCAGAAAGTGCTAATATAAAAGAAGAAATTTTAAGAATTAAAGAAGAAGATAGTAAAAAAGAAGTTCAAGTGCAAGCTCAAAAAACAACAGTTGGACAAAAAATTATGGGAGGACTTTCTGGAATAATTGGTCCTAACATTAGAGTGCTTGTTGCATCAGGGATACTTGCATTAATTTATTCATTGCTAGTACAATTTAAATTAGCAAAAGATCTTGGTGATGGAACTAATATGCAAGATGCAGATGTTTTATCAGTTGTATTATATGCAATGACTAAAGTAGGGATATTACTTGTAGGATTATTTTTCTGTATAACTTCTACAAAATATTTTGGAGGAAATTATTTATTAGGAGTATTTGTTGGATTGATTCTTGTTTCAAGATTCTTTATGGCAAAAAATGGAATTACTAATCCTGATGATTATTCTGTAGGAAAATTTGTTGAAAATAGTCAATATGGAAGTAAAGGATGATTCTTATTTTCAATTGGTGATTATCCAGTTGTTGTTAAATCATACGAAGGTAGTGTTTTACCGTTTGTATTTGCAGGATTTTTAGCAGCAAAACTGGAAAAATTATTTAAAAAATTCTTAACACCTTCATTAGAAATGGTGTTTGGTAGTGGACTTGTTGTTATTACAACAATCTTACCAGTATTATTTGTGTTTGGTCCAGCTCTATCTTTACTAGAACTTGGTGTTACAAAAGTAATTTCAGGGGTTGAAAAAATACCATATGGATTTGGTCCAGCTATTCTAGCACTTGTATGGCAACCTTTAGTTATTACAGGATTACATGTTCCAATTAACGTCGCTATTGGTATACCTGTTTTGAAAGGTGAACCAACATTATTATATCCAGCAAACACTTTAGCTATGTTTGCACAAATTGGTATGGGTATTGGTATTGCAATCTTTACAAAAAACAAAAACTTACGAAGGGTATCGATTGCTGCTATTCCAAGTGGAATCTTTGGAATAACTGAGCCAGTTATTTATGGGGTTAACTTACCTAAAATTAAACCTTTCTTATGAGCATGTGTTGCAGCATTCTTAGTAACAATGTTATCAACTAACTTAGATTTAAAACAAGATATACCAGTTGGGGGACCAGGAATATTCTATCCATTTACTAACTTTACAAAAGTAAAAGATCAAATCTTATACTTTGGAATGGTTTGTCTTGTAATGGGTGTTGCTATTCTATTTGCATTCTTATTCTATAAAGAACGTTTTGATGAAACAAAATACTCAACAAATATCTTTAGAAAAGTCAGCAGATTATTAAAACTAAAATATAATGATTTAAGTGAAGAAAATTTAAAAAAAGTTAATGAATTAAAATTAATGTTTAAAGAAAATAAAAAAACTTTTAAAGAGTATGAAAAATACATTCAAAAAGTTGTTAACTTAAATACTAAAATTAGCAATATTGAAGATTCAGAAGCAAATAAAAAAAATAAAATGTATTTAAAAATACAAAAAATATATAACAATCCAAATGTTAATATTGAAAAAGTCAATAACTTAATTGTTAAATATGAAGAATATAATTTAGAAAATCAAAAAAATTTATTTAAAGATAAATTAATAAATGTTGAAAATGACTATAAAGAATTAGCTAATAGAGTTAAATCAATTAAAGATACAACTTTAACAAAATGTAATGAATATATTGATTGAGTTTATAAAAATACAGATAAAAAAGAATTTAATGAATATAAAAATGGATTTTGAAATGCAATTAATTCAGTTGAAATTGGTTATGGTTTAGAAGAATTAATGGTATTACCAAATAGAGCTGTAATTAATAAAGAAGTATTAGTTAGAGACTCATTTAAAACAAAAGTATCTAATATGTTTGCTAAAAAAGGTAAATAA
- a CDS encoding glycosyl hydrolase-related protein, with protein sequence MKQKNNWYIHLVPHTHWDKEWYFTKQDSDILLFDNINKLLEMLDNNEINNFTYDGQVSVIDDYLKYDKTNIDKIKKYIKEKKVIIGPWYTQPDLFNITSESIIRNLLYGINFCKKFEANHLNIAYVPDSFGHNNQMPQIYNLFGLNNFLYWRGISKGILDKQGVLSFWKGINGDKILSYNMQYGYWPFGANFPYNSINESNIDESAKRFLNNTKEMLESIKEKSKKCTNHILVPLGGDQAPIIRHLKGFTEKLNEFSEDNWILSDYEKFFDDLKNNISKVDAFDEELRYPFLSRIHRTIGSQRQDIKSKMKSLETELYYNLEPLMTFYYLSTGIYNKQFLDDIIKNLLVSQAHDSIGGCNSDRTNSDVKNRIDRCFDLVESLKTKVLKNIASKINIKEEEFIIFNPELTEEITNKQIKIFSKYKDIDILDEENKVINFSILKSEYHNSGMIVKPSANGEKVEKANGFYEHNIFLQNVKLKEFSYKKFSLIEKTKKNKESLLNENFDIKIEHEKIIIKSKSNKKIIEVFLEAERDLGDSYDFSPEADKTILINNFLRSRFSKKNIDNLQIYKVDLYYLVPNSETSEAETEQKVSIILKVFESNKLHLSLNMVNKAKDIRWRLSLRSKDKSSYTINDQCYSVINREHNKYFDNWKKDGWKEAPVNIEPFESFCGSENGVFVYTKDLNEYELKNDTDLVLTLFRSVSSLGRNNLLWRPGRSSGTSEFNIETIDSRLINYFLNVNLLINFNLNDNHSIKSKTYIKDCLYYQKQNFNNLYKKFDRFLTNEVIFNTKKIKTIKVNNSSFVIKTIKKEENGDNIIVRGFNPTDKEIDLMIACENKNIIFDLVNLKEEVILKKLSSIKIKKNQIVSIKINGDVIYDK encoded by the coding sequence ATGAAGCAAAAAAATAATTGATATATTCACTTAGTACCTCATACACATTGAGATAAAGAGTGATATTTCACTAAGCAGGATAGTGATATCTTGCTTTTTGATAACATAAACAAGTTATTAGAAATGTTAGATAATAATGAAATTAATAATTTTACTTATGACGGACAAGTCTCTGTTATTGATGATTATTTAAAATACGATAAAACAAATATAGATAAAATTAAAAAGTATATAAAAGAAAAAAAAGTAATTATAGGACCATGATATACACAACCTGACCTTTTTAACATCACTTCTGAATCAATAATAAGAAATTTGCTGTATGGAATAAATTTTTGTAAAAAATTTGAAGCAAATCACTTAAATATTGCATATGTGCCTGACTCTTTCGGCCATAACAATCAAATGCCACAAATATATAATCTTTTTGGCTTGAATAATTTTTTATATTGAAGAGGTATTTCTAAGGGTATTTTAGATAAGCAAGGTGTATTGAGTTTTTGAAAAGGAATAAATGGTGATAAGATACTTTCTTATAATATGCAATATGGTTATTGACCATTTGGAGCAAACTTTCCATACAATAGTATAAATGAATCAAACATAGATGAAAGTGCTAAGAGGTTTTTAAATAACACTAAAGAAATGTTAGAATCAATAAAAGAAAAATCTAAAAAGTGCACAAATCACATTTTAGTACCATTAGGTGGTGATCAAGCACCAATTATAAGACATTTAAAAGGTTTTACAGAAAAACTTAATGAATTTTCAGAAGATAATTGAATACTTAGTGATTATGAAAAGTTTTTTGATGATTTAAAAAATAATATTAGTAAGGTTGATGCATTTGATGAAGAATTAAGGTACCCATTTCTTTCTAGAATACACAGGACTATAGGTTCTCAAAGACAAGATATAAAATCTAAAATGAAAAGTTTGGAAACTGAGCTTTATTATAATTTAGAACCGCTGATGACTTTTTATTACCTAAGCACAGGTATTTATAATAAACAGTTTTTAGATGACATTATAAAAAATTTATTAGTATCGCAAGCCCATGATAGTATTGGAGGTTGCAATAGCGATAGAACAAATAGTGATGTAAAAAATAGAATTGATAGATGTTTTGATTTAGTTGAATCTTTAAAAACTAAAGTTTTAAAAAATATAGCTAGTAAAATAAATATAAAAGAAGAAGAATTTATTATATTTAACCCTGAATTAACAGAAGAAATAACAAATAAACAAATTAAAATATTTTCTAAATATAAAGATATAGATATTTTAGATGAAGAAAATAAAGTTATAAATTTTAGTATTTTAAAAAGTGAATACCACAATAGCGGAATGATAGTCAAACCTTCTGCTAATGGAGAAAAAGTGGAAAAAGCAAATGGTTTCTATGAACATAATATTTTTTTGCAAAATGTTAAGTTGAAAGAGTTTTCTTATAAAAAGTTTTCTCTTATAGAAAAAACTAAAAAAAATAAAGAATCGTTGTTAAATGAAAACTTTGATATTAAAATAGAACATGAAAAAATTATTATTAAAAGTAAAAGTAATAAAAAAATAATAGAAGTTTTTCTAGAGGCAGAAAGAGATTTAGGGGATTCTTATGATTTTTCACCTGAAGCAGATAAAACCATTTTAATTAATAATTTTTTAAGATCAAGATTTAGTAAAAAAAATATCGATAATTTACAAATTTATAAAGTTGACTTATATTATTTAGTGCCTAATTCAGAAACCAGTGAAGCAGAAACTGAGCAAAAAGTTAGCATCATTTTAAAAGTTTTTGAAAGTAATAAGCTTCATCTTTCGTTGAATATGGTAAACAAAGCAAAAGATATAAGATGAAGATTATCACTTAGAAGTAAAGACAAAAGTAGTTATACAATTAACGATCAATGCTATAGTGTTATCAATCGAGAACATAATAAATATTTTGATAATTGAAAAAAAGATGGTTGAAAAGAAGCACCAGTTAATATTGAACCTTTTGAAAGTTTTTGCGGATCAGAGAACGGAGTTTTTGTTTATACAAAGGACTTAAATGAATATGAGTTAAAAAATGACACAGATTTAGTTTTAACTTTATTTAGATCCGTTTCTTCTTTGGGTAGAAACAATTTACTGTGAAGACCTGGAAGATCAAGCGGAACATCAGAATTTAATATAGAAACAATTGATTCTAGACTAATAAATTATTTTTTAAATGTAAACTTACTAATTAATTTTAATTTAAATGACAATCACTCAATAAAATCTAAAACTTATATTAAAGATTGCTTATATTATCAAAAACAAAATTTTAATAATTTATATAAAAAATTCGATAGATTTCTAACAAATGAAGTTATATTTAATACAAAAAAAATTAAAACTATAAAAGTTAATAATTCTTCTTTTGTAATTAAAACAATAAAAAAAGAAGAAAATGGAGATAATATAATAGTTAGAGGTTTTAATCCAACGGATAAAGAAATTGATTTAATGATTGCTTGTGAAAATAAAAATATAATTTTTGATTTAGTTAATTTAAAAGAAGAAGTAATTTTAAAAAAATTATCATCTATAAAAATTAAAAAAAATCAAATTGTATCGATAAAAATAAATGGAGATGTTATATATGATAAATAA
- a CDS encoding GH32 C-terminal domain-containing protein: MAEQINRYKKITEYSNDEIDKVNEIVKYSLYYPYFHISPFNGLMNDPNGLFYKDGYFYIHYQNHPMRAIHGLKYWYLVKTKDFVHYIDCGYSNSPELKEENHGCFSGSAYLENNQIKIIYTGNEKDENAIRTQHQIVGDLIDNKIVNKKVVVKHDNKISTEHIRDPKIIYANDKQYMIVGAQTLEKKGTIAVFEKVKDNWVFKSYIKLKQLKDPGYMWECPNIEKVDGMYVVMFSIQGVNNTDKYNLQNSSNVISIVCSDIDFENGDLIDEQPFEMFDHGQDLYATQTFWYEEKLLAISWVGTLDVEYPSDKDYWTGSLSIPVELNIKNNKLEKKPFNFFEKNILENDLKSEKTKLIKSLNLPARISLSTNENVIKIKNEKNEYICLEIKKDEVIFDRSKQSLKIKSNFGDFRYIKNNNKLKQVDIWIDNSIIEVFVDNQLLTSKFFVIGDLNLELQKEVELKTNKIKKISYTK, encoded by the coding sequence ATGGCAGAGCAAATAAACAGATATAAAAAAATTACTGAATATAGTAATGATGAGATTGATAAAGTTAATGAAATTGTTAAATATAGTTTATATTATCCTTATTTCCATATATCACCATTCAATGGATTAATGAATGATCCAAATGGTTTGTTTTATAAGGATGGATATTTTTATATTCATTATCAAAATCATCCTATGAGAGCTATTCATGGATTGAAGTATTGATATTTAGTAAAGACAAAAGATTTTGTTCACTATATTGATTGTGGTTATTCAAATTCACCAGAACTAAAAGAAGAAAATCATGGTTGTTTTTCTGGATCAGCATATTTAGAAAATAACCAAATTAAAATAATTTATACAGGTAATGAAAAAGACGAAAATGCAATTAGAACACAACATCAAATCGTTGGGGACTTAATTGATAATAAAATTGTCAATAAAAAAGTAGTTGTAAAACATGATAACAAAATTAGCACAGAACACATTAGAGATCCAAAAATAATCTATGCAAATGACAAACAATATATGATCGTAGGAGCACAAACTCTTGAAAAAAAGGGAACTATTGCAGTATTTGAAAAAGTAAAAGACAATTGAGTTTTTAAATCTTACATTAAATTAAAACAACTTAAAGATCCTGGATACATGTGAGAATGTCCAAATATAGAAAAAGTTGATGGCATGTATGTTGTTATGTTTTCAATTCAAGGAGTTAATAATACTGATAAGTATAATTTACAAAATTCTAGCAATGTTATAAGTATTGTATGTAGTGATATAGATTTTGAAAATGGTGATTTAATTGATGAACAACCTTTTGAAATGTTCGATCACGGACAAGATTTGTATGCAACTCAAACATTTTGATATGAAGAAAAATTACTTGCAATATCATGAGTTGGAACTCTTGACGTAGAGTATCCAAGTGATAAAGATTATTGAACAGGATCATTGAGTATTCCAGTTGAACTAAATATTAAAAATAATAAGTTAGAAAAAAAACCTTTTAATTTTTTTGAAAAAAACATTTTAGAAAATGATTTAAAATCCGAAAAAACTAAATTAATAAAAAGTTTAAACCTACCAGCAAGAATAAGTTTAAGTACGAATGAAAATGTTATTAAAATAAAAAATGAAAAAAATGAGTATATTTGTTTAGAAATAAAAAAAGACGAAGTTATATTTGATAGATCAAAACAATCTTTAAAAATAAAATCTAATTTTGGAGATTTTCGTTATATAAAAAATAATAACAAACTAAAACAAGTGGATATTTGGATTGATAATTCTATAATAGAAGTCTTTGTAGATAATCAATTATTAACAAGCAAATTTTTTGTAATAGGAGATTTAAATTTAGAGTTACAAAAAGAGGTTGAGTTAAAAACTAATAAAATAAAAAAAATAAGTTATACAAAATAA
- a CDS encoding GNAT family N-acetyltransferase codes for MEGIDFGKVFGIGSKLSYDALLIRKSVFVNEQNVPIEEELDDYDMESYHFVGYLISQPICCARLYMKDNKWYLGRVAVIKDYRGKNVGEKLVKHIVSFAKNELETSEIHISSQVNAIYFYKKFNFVEYGDKYVDAGIEHISMKLNLE; via the coding sequence ATGGAAGGTATAGATTTTGGAAAAGTCTTTGGTATTGGCAGTAAATTATCTTATGATGCTTTATTAATTAGAAAAAGTGTATTTGTAAATGAACAAAATGTACCAATAGAAGAAGAATTAGATGATTATGATATGGAATCATATCATTTTGTAGGATATTTAATTTCGCAACCAATTTGTTGTGCGAGATTATATATGAAAGATAACAAGTGATACTTAGGAAGAGTAGCTGTTATCAAAGATTATCGTGGCAAGAATGTTGGAGAAAAATTGGTAAAACATATTGTGAGTTTTGCAAAAAATGAACTTGAAACAAGTGAAATTCACATTAGTTCCCAAGTTAATGCTATATATTTTTATAAAAAATTTAATTTTGTTGAATATGGTGATAAATATGTTGATGCGGGTATTGAACATATTAGTATGAAACTAAATTTGGAATAA
- a CDS encoding PTS sugar transporter subunit IIA, translating into MINKEIFNEDSIVIDENLNNKEEVFAFISNYFVNNKYADNYKEIYQGFFIREKEGSTAFTDGIGIPHSKTATIKRPGIFILKNNIGIEWDSLDDKPTFFFIALAIPEKDAEVDHLKMLSSIARKLVDETFKKNLINSKNKEEVFELISKVEIC; encoded by the coding sequence ATGATAAATAAAGAAATATTTAATGAAGATTCTATTGTAATAGACGAAAACTTAAATAATAAAGAAGAAGTTTTTGCTTTTATTTCAAATTATTTTGTGAATAATAAATATGCTGACAATTATAAAGAAATTTATCAAGGTTTTTTTATAAGAGAAAAGGAAGGGTCAACGGCATTTACTGATGGTATTGGAATACCTCACTCAAAAACAGCAACTATAAAAAGACCAGGTATTTTTATTTTAAAAAATAATATAGGTATAGAATGAGACTCATTAGATGATAAACCAACTTTCTTTTTTATAGCTCTTGCAATACCTGAAAAAGATGCTGAAGTTGATCATTTAAAAATGTTAAGTAGTATAGCAAGAAAACTTGTTGATGAAACATTTAAAAAAAACTTAATTAATTCAAAAAATAAAGAAGAAGTTTTTGAGTTGATTTCAAAGGTTGAAATATGTTAA
- a CDS encoding lipoprotein has product MKQLISLLGSIGLIATSSSIVVACSKKAKSEFSNSITPNNVKYGEKQSFNVEIINPSEYDSLSVEELQGNSYLTSIKVEKNKGDISKFVVSYMGKKVTEKAIIKLSYGDLVKEVNLKVEKNTLEGLIKIKDLGRIKMANDTPTKDELLNAIENANSEIYSQQTLSKSDFEIQNASKTEATIKASGQNLEGTIELTYRNNAKTQLNSLIKITNLGQIEGKELIPSEEEIWNKVKEVNITQIKEEEIRLESLILNSDFTITKYNSNAAINSSPASSKIVGNVQVNYTYKQKSGI; this is encoded by the coding sequence ATGAAACAATTAATAAGTTTATTAGGTTCAATCGGACTTATAGCAACTTCTTCAAGTATTGTTGTTGCTTGTTCAAAAAAAGCAAAGTCTGAATTCTCAAATTCAATTACGCCAAATAATGTAAAATATGGAGAAAAACAATCATTTAATGTAGAAATAATAAATCCAAGTGAATATGACAGTTTGAGTGTAGAAGAATTACAAGGAAATAGTTATTTAACAAGTATTAAAGTTGAAAAAAACAAAGGTGATATTAGTAAATTTGTTGTAAGTTATATGGGTAAAAAAGTAACAGAAAAAGCTATTATTAAATTATCATATGGTGATTTAGTAAAAGAAGTTAACTTAAAAGTTGAAAAAAACACTTTAGAAGGTCTAATAAAAATTAAGGATCTTGGCCGTATAAAAATGGCTAATGATACACCTACAAAAGATGAGTTATTGAATGCAATTGAAAATGCTAATAGTGAAATTTATTCTCAACAAACTCTTTCAAAAAGTGATTTTGAAATACAAAACGCATCAAAAACTGAGGCTACTATAAAAGCTAGCGGTCAAAATTTAGAAGGAACTATTGAATTAACTTATAGAAACAATGCCAAAACACAACTTAACAGTTTAATAAAAATAACTAATCTTGGTCAAATTGAAGGTAAAGAACTAATACCTAGCGAAGAAGAAATTTGAAATAAAGTTAAAGAAGTAAATATAACACAAATAAAAGAAGAGGAAATTAGATTAGAAAGTTTAATTTTAAATAGTGACTTTACTATTACGAAATATAATTCAAATGCAGCAATAAATTCAAGTCCAGCTTCATCTAAAATAGTTGGTAATGTTCAAGTTAACTATACATATAAACAAAAAAGTGGAATTTAA
- a CDS encoding PTS fructose transporter subunit IIC, producing the protein MGGSKNTKNIVAITACAAGIAHTYMAADSLKNKASELGYNIHVETQGTIGKENEIPLEKISEADIVIIASDVKIDMTRFNGKKVYSVNIKYAIKDPQKLIEDAFVYGEVQGGKGTKKGFVTLGKTKKQGILSHLMTGISWMLPLTIASGLLMAIANLCAFQTEYVDSLGDYGENWVLGKRVLPNFLMSIGGLGFKLMIPIFAGFVAYSISDRPGLAPALIAGWIINDNNMLGVSVKVSEQSVIEPGAGFIGAIVVGLLTGYLVKFLKSIHWPKFLSPIVPIMIIPIIATAIMACLVKFLIGPPIAHLVLSMFDGLSSLEEKFAATGIVIAFVISIMIAFDLGGPFNKTALVFGTVVFYQTLADAMSQGLGYWDANFVPGTASQAAISVPPLGMWLSTKIFKIKYTKNERIMGNAAFGTGIVGITEGAIPFAAADPFRIILANITGSVVAGVGVVLWNNKFAAGLGSPIGAFLGYIKGPLWPLSWILPIVLGIIVTALIAGLLKRKITDEEYELYLEDKRKARERRIIRRINFKLFFKKPKLIFSKINKSQKNYWKTFWKNWCEYWKVIFLSIADFFVRIWNSFISVLLIIKKLFSKKTAEEKANKIEIKENRRIMLQKNKEAAKKEKEDFKNNYYLTMEKLEKEINEAKK; encoded by the coding sequence ATGGGAGGTTCAAAAAATACAAAAAATATTGTAGCTATAACTGCTTGTGCAGCAGGAATAGCTCACACTTATATGGCTGCAGACAGTTTGAAAAATAAAGCAAGTGAACTTGGATATAATATTCATGTTGAAACACAAGGCACTATTGGTAAAGAAAATGAAATACCATTAGAAAAAATATCTGAAGCTGATATTGTAATTATTGCATCTGATGTGAAAATTGATATGACTAGATTTAATGGTAAAAAAGTTTACTCTGTAAATATTAAATATGCTATTAAAGATCCTCAAAAGCTTATCGAAGATGCATTTGTTTATGGAGAAGTACAAGGCGGAAAAGGAACAAAAAAAGGTTTTGTAACATTAGGTAAAACAAAAAAACAAGGTATATTAAGTCACTTGATGACAGGAATAAGCTGAATGTTACCCTTAACAATAGCTTCTGGGTTATTAATGGCTATAGCCAATTTATGTGCTTTTCAAACAGAGTATGTTGATAGTCTAGGTGATTATGGAGAAAATTGAGTATTAGGAAAAAGGGTTTTACCTAACTTTCTAATGAGCATCGGTGGATTAGGATTTAAATTAATGATACCTATTTTTGCAGGTTTTGTTGCATATTCTATTTCTGATAGACCTGGATTAGCACCTGCTTTAATAGCTGGTTGAATTATAAATGATAACAATATGTTAGGTGTATCAGTTAAAGTTTCTGAACAATCTGTAATAGAACCTGGAGCAGGTTTTATTGGAGCAATTGTTGTTGGATTATTAACTGGATATTTAGTAAAATTTTTAAAAAGTATACATTGACCTAAATTTTTAAGTCCTATTGTTCCAATAATGATTATTCCTATTATTGCTACTGCAATTATGGCTTGTTTAGTAAAATTTTTAATAGGACCACCTATTGCACATTTAGTTTTAAGTATGTTTGATGGTTTAAGCTCTCTTGAAGAGAAATTTGCTGCAACTGGAATTGTCATAGCTTTTGTTATATCAATAATGATTGCGTTCGATTTAGGTGGACCATTCAATAAAACAGCTTTAGTATTTGGGACTGTAGTTTTCTACCAAACACTTGCAGATGCAATGTCTCAAGGTTTAGGATATTGAGATGCCAACTTCGTTCCTGGTACAGCGTCACAGGCTGCAATATCTGTGCCACCATTAGGAATGTGACTATCTACAAAGATTTTTAAAATTAAATATACTAAAAATGAGCGAATAATGGGTAATGCTGCTTTCGGTACAGGAATTGTTGGAATTACAGAAGGGGCTATACCATTTGCAGCTGCAGATCCATTTAGAATAATTTTAGCAAATATTACAGGAAGTGTAGTAGCTGGTGTTGGTGTAGTATTATGAAACAATAAATTTGCAGCAGGATTAGGTTCACCTATCGGAGCATTTTTAGGATACATAAAAGGACCTCTATGACCCTTGTCATGAATTTTACCTATTGTTCTAGGAATTATAGTTACTGCTTTAATAGCGGGATTACTAAAACGAAAAATAACTGATGAGGAATATGAATTATATTTAGAAGACAAAAGAAAAGCCAGAGAAAGAAGAATAATAAGAAGAATTAACTTTAAACTATTTTTTAAAAAACCAAAATTAATTTTTAGCAAAATAAACAAAAGTCAAAAAAATTATTGAAAAACATTTTGAAAAAATTGATGTGAATATTGAAAAGTTATATTTTTATCAATTGCTGACTTTTTTGTAAGAATATGAAACTCATTTATAAGTGTATTATTAATAATTAAAAAATTATTTTCTAAAAAAACAGCTGAAGAAAAAGCAAATAAAATTGAAATTAAAGAAAATAGAAGAATTATGTTACAAAAAAATAAAGAGGCTGCTAAAAAAGAAAAAGAAGACTTTAAAAATAATTATTATCTAACAATGGAAAAATTAGAAAAAGAAATTAATGAAGCAAAAAAATAA